The genomic DNA GGTTTACGCATACGCCATCCCCTGGCCGTTCCACACATTCGACAAGCCCGGATTCATAGCAGGCGGGTTCAGGCAGTCTGATGCATGGAAGAACACGCCCGTCTGCTTAAACTGTGCGATAAATCTCGATGCGGGAAAGAAGTACATTGAGGAGAGCCTTGACTTCAGCTTCTACGGCTTCAGGTACCTTCTCATACCCAAGCTCATAATCGGCGATGACTACCAGGAGATCCTGGATATTCTGAGTGGTATGAAGAAAGAACTGAAGATGAGCCGGAAGACCAGGAACCGCATAACCGACGACGAGGATGAGATCCTGGATATGGTGAAGGATCAGAAGGACTTCTTCAGCAACAGCCTGATGTTTTATAAAAAGGATAACTCCGCTTACAGGATACTCCTTCACATCGATGGCATTCTCCCATCCAGGTTGAGAAGGCTGTTCGAGGCCAAGGAGAGGGTTGAAGGTGCCTTCGGGATATACAATGAGATGGTGCTATCCGAAGACAAAGGCAGGCTTATATTTGATTTTGGCGTTCTGAGGCGGTTCTTCCCCAGGGAGTCAGGAAACGTTACACACGACAAGATGTTTCTGGAAATTGTCAACAGGATATTCGTGGGGAGGTATGTGGATCGCCATCTTCTGATCTCATTCATGATGAAGAGAATCAGAGATGATTTCGTGCATGGGCGATCCACGCTGATGAACACGCTCAACGGATTCATGCTTCTTCATTATCTGAAGGAGCTGAATCTTCTGAAGGATCTTGAGGTAGACAGAATGTCAGGAATTGTTCTCAAAAGAGAGGAGCTCGAGGCACTTCCTCTGGATAAGAGGGTTGAGAGGTTCTTCGAGGCGAACAGGGAGTTCTTTGACAGCGATGCGAAGAAGGCAACGTTTCTGGAAGGCGTGCTTGTGCAGAAGCTGCTGAACATCCAGTGGATGGAGAAGAATGCAAAGCCGTTCTACACAAAGCTGCATGGGCTCAAGATGAACGAGGCCCTGATCAAGAGGCTTCTTCCGGAGATACAGAACAAGCTTGAGGAGTATGAGAAGAACTACTACAGGGAGCTCGAGGCGATCATAGCGGAGCATTTCGTTCTTTCGGGCCGCGGGTGGAAGGAGACAGATGATGAGCTGAGCTTCTACTTCGTGCTCGGTATGAACCTGCACGAGCTCTTCAGGGTGGATAAAGAGAAGGAAAAGACGGAGGAAACAGCATGAGCACAGTCTCGAACAGATCTGAGCTGCTGTTCATCTACGATATAAGAGATGGGAATCCGAATGGAGATCCGATGGACGAGAACAAACCGCGCATGGATGAGGAGACAGGGGTGAACCTGGTAACCGATGTGCGTCTCAAGAGGACGATAAGAGATTACCTCCACAATTTCAAAGGGCTCGAGATATTCGTGAGGGAGATAATCTATGATGAGGAGAACGGGTACATCCAGGACGCCAAGAGGAGGGCCAAGGATTTCGGGGAAGATCAGGAGAGGATTCTGAGTGAGTGCATCGACGTGAGGCTGTTCGGCGGTGTGATTCCGCTAGAGAAACGGAGACAGAACAAGCAAAAAGATGAGGGTGAGGGATCATCCAAAGGGGATTCGATTACCTATACAGGACCTGTTCAGTTCAAGATGGGGCGCTCGCTCCACAGGGTGGCCCTGAAGCACATAAAGGGCACAGGAGCATTCGCCTCGAAGGAGGGCATGACGCAGGCGACGTTCCGCGAGGAGTATGTTCTCCCCTACTCACTGATACTCTTCTACGGCATAATAAACGAGAATGCTGCGAAGCACACTGCTCTCACAGAGGAGGATGTGAGGCTGCTCCTCGAGGGCATGTGGAACGGGACGAAGAGCTTGATATCGAGAACGAAGGCAGGACAGGTGCCCAGGCTGCTGCTCAAGGTCAACTACAGCAAGGCGAACTACCACATCGGGGATCTGGACAGGATGATAAAGCTGGTATCGGATGTGCAGCACGAGGCGATCAGAGGGCCCGAGGATTTCTGTCTCGATGTCTCAGCGCTTGTGAGCAGGCTCAAAGCTGAGAAGGACTCGATCAGGGATCTTGAGCTCTGCTTCGACAGGCAGCTCAGGTTCGTCAGGGACGGCGCCGAGTTCTCCATGGAGAAGCTGAACGAAGCAACTGGCATAGCGGTAAATCCGATTGCGTTCTAGAGGTTCTCGATGCGGGATAGCGTACTGGTCTTCGATGTGTGGGGGGATTACGCGCACTTCAGGAAGATCTACACAACCAGCTCTCCCCTCACGTACTCTTTTCCTCCAAGGACAGCGATATCGGGAATCATCGGGGCCATAGCAGGGCTCAGCAAGGAGAGTTACTTCAGGTACTTTTCCAGGGATAAAGCAAGCATCGGTTGCAGGATCCTGGAGCCTGTGAAGAAGGTGCGCGTTGGCGAGAACCTGATCGACACAAAGAGGAGCATGCACAGGATCCATAACAGGACGCAGGTCAGGTTTGAGTTTCTGAAGGATCCCAGGTTCAGGATATATCTCAGCCATTCTGACGATCGCTTCTCACGGGATCTCAGGGATATGCTGGAGGATCACAGATGTGTGTACACACCATGCCTGGGCCTGAGCCAGCTAGTATGCAACTTCAAATTCGTCGGCGAGCTGGGTTTGAGGAGATGCGGTGATGGATTACAGGAAATAAACAGCGTTGTGCCTCTGAAATCTCTTCTGGAGTCGCCGGAGTTTGAGGAGGGCAGGGAGTATTTCTCAGAGATCATGCCCTGCGTTATTGGAGAGGGACGGGAGGTCACGGATTACAGTGAGGTGCTCTACGAGAGGAACGGAGGGAGCATCAGGGCCAGAACAAGAGATGCGTGGGAGCTGGATAATGGGGAGAGGGTCGTTTTCATTTAAACTCAGATCCCATCCCGATAAGCTTCTGGTGGATCACCTCAGAAACGTCGGGGAGATGTGCAGGAGGACAGTGGCTGAGAGCGCACGGAACCTCGATGATGCGGAGATTCTGAAGAATGTCGCATACATCATCGGAGCGACACACGATCTCGGAAAGGCGACGGGCTTCTTCCAGGAGTACCTGAGGGAGACTGATGAGAAAAGGAGGCGGGCTCTGAGATCGAGAGATGTCACGAAGCATGGTCTTCTCTCATCGCTCTTCACGTACGCAATTGTCAGGGAGCATCTGAGGAAGAGAGGATGCGAGATGCCCGGCGCACTTCCCCTGGTCTCATTCATCGCGGTGAGGCGCCATCACGGGGATCTGACGAACGCGCTGGATGAGATCTCGGCGATCTACGCTGAGAGGGAGAGGGTCCTATCTGTGATCGAGGAGCAGGTCTCCAGTCTTGACAGAAACGAATGCGCGCAGATATTCAACGCCCTTCTCGGCGGTGTGGTTGAGATAGATCTTGATTCTCTTTTGGACCACATCCTCAGAGATGCTCTGAAGGATTTGAGGGGTGAGAAGCCGCTTGTCAGGAATCTCGGCAGGAGAAATGATGTTCTGCCATACTTCGTGGCCCAGCTCCTGTACTCCGCGCTTCTGGATGCGGACAAGACAGATGCAGGGCTGGAGGGCGTGGATCTGGGCAGGGTGAATATTCCTCCAGATCTTGTGGACAGGTACAGGGAGGCGCGCGGGTTCTCCGAGAGGAGAGATGGCATCAATGGAATGAGGAACGAGATATACCATGATGCAGTCAGCCGGATCTCAGGATGGGACCTCAATGAGAGGATAATATCGCTGAACGTGCCCACAGGTACAGGCAAGACGCTGACATCCCTGGCGATGGCGCTGCGGCTCAGGAGAAGGCTGATGAACGAACGTGGGGTCATGCCCAGGATAGTATACGCTCTGCCGTTTCTCAGCATAATCGATCAGACATGCGATGTCTTCGAGGATGTGCTGGAAAGCGCGGGCATCAGGGCTGACTCAAGCGTGCTTCTGAAGCACCATCATCTCTCCGACATCACATACACAAAAGGGGATGAGGAATTCGAGTCTGACGTGAGCCTTCTGCTGATGGAGGGATGGAACTCTGAGATCGTGGTTACGACGTTCTGGCAGCTCTTCCACACGATATTCTCAAACAGAAACAGAAGGCTTCGCAAGTTCAACAGGATTGCAAATTCAATAATAATAATGGATGAAGTTCAGGCTGTGCCCCACAGGTACTGGCATCTTCTGCATGATTCTCTGAAAATGCTCTGCGAGAAGTTCAACAGCTATCTGATACTCGTCACCGCGACCCAGCCGCTGATCTTCTCTGAGGAGAGCGGCGAGATCAGGGAGGCTGTGAGCGATAAGGAGCGGTACTTCAGAGCGCTCAACAGGGTTGAGCTGCGCCCCATGATCGATGCTCCCATGAGCCTGGAGGAATTTGAGGCTCTTCTGGAGGGGGAGATTCACAATAACCCGGAGAAGGATTTTCTCATCGTGCTCAACACCATCCGCTCAGCCAGGAATGTGTACAGCGCCATAAAAGCTCTTGATCTGAGGGATACAGAGCTGTTTTACCTCTCCACGCATGTCGTTCCCAGGGATAGAAGGGATCGCATACGCAGGATCAGAGATGAGCGTGGAGGGCGCAGGAAGATCACAGTGAGCACGCAGCTCATAGAGGCGGGTGTTGATATCGATGCTGATATCGTGTTCAGGGATCTCGCGCCCCTCGACTCGATAAATCAGGTCGCGGGAAGGTGCAACAGGAACCTCTCGAAGGGCAGGGGGCGGGTCTCAGTTGTCATCCTCAGGGATGAGCGGAGGGAGCTGTGCAGGTACATCTACGATGGTTTTCTTATCTCAAAAACACTTGACATATTGAGGTCGTGCGGAGAATGCATAGAGGAAAGGGAGATACTGGAGCTGAACAGCAGGTACTTCAGGGTGGTGAGGAGCGGCATGAGCGATGAGACCTCCAGGAGGTGCATGAGCATGCTATCAGGCCTGGAGTTTGGAGATCTCGGGGAGAGCTTCAGGCTGATAGAGGAGGATGAGCCCAGGGTGGATGTTTTTGTGGAGACGGATGAGAGGGCCTCTGATGTCTGGCAGGCTTACAGAGATCTCAGATCCGAGAGGGATCTCTGGGAGAGGAGAAGGAGATACCTGAGACTTAGAAACGCACTGAGCGATTACATGATCTCCCTTCCGAGGAGACTCGCTGCGGATCTTGTCGTGGAGAATCAGGGCACTGGCTACATATCGATGGACGAACTCCCTCACTACTACGATCCAGAGACCGGCTTCAGGGTGGAGGATGCTGGCGAGGGATCTATGATAATCTGAGGTGCTATGGATCTAAGGATTCTGCGGCTGAGACTGCGCTCTGATTCGCATGTTAAGGAGGATGCTGCGAAGCTGCGCGGCTTCTTTGCCACGAGCTTCAATGATCAGATGCTTCTGCATCATCATTTCACTGACAGACTGATCTACAGGTATCCGCTCATACAGTACAAGATAATCCAGGGTGTTCCGGTCATCCTGGGGATAAACGAGGGCGCGGATGTTCTCAGGGATGTATACGATAAGTTCGG from Methanothrix thermoacetophila PT includes the following:
- a CDS encoding TIGR02556 family CRISPR-associated protein, translated to MVIRVIEAVARIGKQRIGEHAQSGCEDILYYIVENPNLNGGYNHALVVTLEEKDGDFSYRGVELEELKDYRRYLYKGKKGNATDATPTCKIAKDIEKTFEKKFLRWFDGIDSSDLSGEERATLKNIKNVLFSNKDKIFKELQEKRSHLKQRENCIITLGFVKDGDLKYLADYPAFRNVLLKNSCDRFFRKYGGESRGTDALCSVCKEQKDEVYAYAIPWPFHTFDKPGFIAGGFRQSDAWKNTPVCLNCAINLDAGKKYIEESLDFSFYGFRYLLIPKLIIGDDYQEILDILSGMKKELKMSRKTRNRITDDEDEILDMVKDQKDFFSNSLMFYKKDNSAYRILLHIDGILPSRLRRLFEAKERVEGAFGIYNEMVLSEDKGRLIFDFGVLRRFFPRESGNVTHDKMFLEIVNRIFVGRYVDRHLLISFMMKRIRDDFVHGRSTLMNTLNGFMLLHYLKELNLLKDLEVDRMSGIVLKREELEALPLDKRVERFFEANREFFDSDAKKATFLEGVLVQKLLNIQWMEKNAKPFYTKLHGLKMNEALIKRLLPEIQNKLEEYEKNYYRELEAIIAEHFVLSGRGWKETDDELSFYFVLGMNLHELFRVDKEKEKTEETA
- the cas3 gene encoding CRISPR-associated helicase Cas3' gives rise to the protein MDHLRNVGEMCRRTVAESARNLDDAEILKNVAYIIGATHDLGKATGFFQEYLRETDEKRRRALRSRDVTKHGLLSSLFTYAIVREHLRKRGCEMPGALPLVSFIAVRRHHGDLTNALDEISAIYAERERVLSVIEEQVSSLDRNECAQIFNALLGGVVEIDLDSLLDHILRDALKDLRGEKPLVRNLGRRNDVLPYFVAQLLYSALLDADKTDAGLEGVDLGRVNIPPDLVDRYREARGFSERRDGINGMRNEIYHDAVSRISGWDLNERIISLNVPTGTGKTLTSLAMALRLRRRLMNERGVMPRIVYALPFLSIIDQTCDVFEDVLESAGIRADSSVLLKHHHLSDITYTKGDEEFESDVSLLLMEGWNSEIVVTTFWQLFHTIFSNRNRRLRKFNRIANSIIIMDEVQAVPHRYWHLLHDSLKMLCEKFNSYLILVTATQPLIFSEESGEIREAVSDKERYFRALNRVELRPMIDAPMSLEEFEALLEGEIHNNPEKDFLIVLNTIRSARNVYSAIKALDLRDTELFYLSTHVVPRDRRDRIRRIRDERGGRRKITVSTQLIEAGVDIDADIVFRDLAPLDSINQVAGRCNRNLSKGRGRVSVVILRDERRELCRYIYDGFLISKTLDILRSCGECIEEREILELNSRYFRVVRSGMSDETSRRCMSMLSGLEFGDLGESFRLIEEDEPRVDVFVETDERASDVWQAYRDLRSERDLWERRRRYLRLRNALSDYMISLPRRLAADLVVENQGTGYISMDELPHYYDPETGFRVEDAGEGSMII
- the cas5b gene encoding type I-B CRISPR-associated protein Cas5b, which produces MRDSVLVFDVWGDYAHFRKIYTTSSPLTYSFPPRTAISGIIGAIAGLSKESYFRYFSRDKASIGCRILEPVKKVRVGENLIDTKRSMHRIHNRTQVRFEFLKDPRFRIYLSHSDDRFSRDLRDMLEDHRCVYTPCLGLSQLVCNFKFVGELGLRRCGDGLQEINSVVPLKSLLESPEFEEGREYFSEIMPCVIGEGREVTDYSEVLYERNGGSIRARTRDAWELDNGERVVFI
- the cas7b gene encoding type I-B CRISPR-associated protein Cas7/Csh2, with amino-acid sequence MSTVSNRSELLFIYDIRDGNPNGDPMDENKPRMDEETGVNLVTDVRLKRTIRDYLHNFKGLEIFVREIIYDEENGYIQDAKRRAKDFGEDQERILSECIDVRLFGGVIPLEKRRQNKQKDEGEGSSKGDSITYTGPVQFKMGRSLHRVALKHIKGTGAFASKEGMTQATFREEYVLPYSLILFYGIINENAAKHTALTEEDVRLLLEGMWNGTKSLISRTKAGQVPRLLLKVNYSKANYHIGDLDRMIKLVSDVQHEAIRGPEDFCLDVSALVSRLKAEKDSIRDLELCFDRQLRFVRDGAEFSMEKLNEATGIAVNPIAF